DNA sequence from the Nitrospinota bacterium genome:
AAAAATTCGACGTTCCAAAGGGAGCGGAATGGCAAAGGCAAGAATCAACAAAGCGCTGAAGGCAGCTGGTGAAAAAGACGCCGACTGGAAAAAGGTAGCCGAGGCAAACGATGTTAAATACAGTTCCATCCGTGTTGAAGTAGGTAAAGAACTGAACCTGGGAGAAGACTGGAACAAACTCGTAAAAAGGGCTTTCAGAATGAATGTCGGTGAACTCTCCTCCGTGATGGAGATGAGCAAAGGGTATTTCGTTATTCGCCTCATTGAGGTAATACCTCCAAAAATGAGAGAACTTGAGGAAGTAAAAAAAGAGATCGAACAAATTATTAGAGTTGAAAGAAGCCACGATCTTGCCAGAAAAACGGCCCAGACTATTAAAGACAGATATAAAGAGGGAACGGAATTTGCCCTTCTCGCAAAAGAACTCAATATTACCGTTAACCAAACGGGCCTCATCACCAGACTTAATCCCGGTGGCGGACCATTGGCAAAGCCGGAGATATTAAGAACCGCTTTTGCCATGAATCCAGGAGATATTGAGATCATATCCGAAGAGGACGGCCAACACCTTCTCGTTCTTCTGGAGAAAAAACCTGCAAGCAAGAATGATTTTTCATCAAAACGGGAAGAGGTAAAGAAAAACCTGATAACTAAAAAACGCTTTGACATTATCTCCGCATGGCGTGAAACGCTCTGGAAAGAAGCTGAAGCCAGTGGCGATATCAAGATTGAACCGCAATACCTTTAAACCCTACGTTTGAACGTCGGTAATATCAGCTATAGCGGACTGATATCATAAATGCCATTTATCAGGTACGGCTAGAAGTGAGATGATAATATACGAGCATGGAACTTAGGATTCTTGGATCCGGATCTTGCGCCCCCTCTTCGGAGAGGAACAGCTCTGGCTATCTGCTCAGTGCGGGGGGGAAAAGATTTCTGCTCGATGCCGGTCCCGGCACCTTCGCCCAGCTCAATCGGTTTAGTATCGACTTAACCACTATCGAGGAAGTGTTCATAACACATCTTCATGTGGACCATGTAAACGACCTCCCCGCCATACTGTTCTCGCTCAGGCATTGTGTTCCGAAAAAATCGCAAAAAATGCCTGTAATTCATGGCCCCGAAGGATTTGAAAATGATATTAACACTCTCCTTTCCGCATACGGCAGTCAGATAATCAGTGAAGACTTCAAGCTTAATGTGGTTGAACATAAAGCTGACGAAGAAGGTCATATCGAAGATTTCAATACAGGATTGATGGTTGTGAAATCACTACCAATGGAACACTCTCCCGTATCAGTGGGATACCGTTTCGACCTCTATCCCGAAAAGCCTGCCTTACTTGAGATAAAGAAATCATCAAACGCCAAGAATATTCAAAGCAATGAAGATATAACTGAAGATGACAGCGATAATAGTGGATTTGTGCCCGACAACTTCAAAGAGGATGTCGCACCTTTAAAATCACTGACCTATTCCGGCGATACCGCTCCATGTAAAAACATAATAAACCTGGCAAACGGCTCGAATTGCCTCCTTATCGAAGCATCTTCTGCCGATACCAACAAATTACAGGGCCATTCCACAATAGCGGAATCTGCCAGTGTAGCGCAAAAGGCAAAAGTGGAAACACTTGTTCTTACACATATCTCTCCTGAAAATGACCGGATGAACATTGAAAAAAAAGCATCGGAAATTTTCAATGGGATTGTCATCGTCGCCAAAGACGGTATGCGAATAACGATATAAAATCTATTCGGAAGCGTGTTACCTGTTCTTGGGCGTTTTTTCTTCCCTGTCTGAGTCATAATCGTATTTCATATCGGGAACCTTGTCGGAAATGTCAGGCTCTTCAGGCGGGGGTTTGGGATCCGTTTTAAGGCCGCATGATGAAATAGCCGCTATTAAAAATGAAAATATCAGTATTCTGAAACGCATCATTAACCCAGGTGACCCTTTAACCTTTTTATCTGCCGCAATATCTCTTTTTTTGCTGTTGTGCCGATCCCTTTTTTTCTGTCGGGTGACAGCCTCGGGTTTATAAAACTGAAGATGTCCTTGCCGAAAAATTTTGAATATTTTTTCAAATCGGCTAAAGAAAGTTCCATGAACGAAATGCCTCTGCTTTCGCAATAACCGACAATCTCGCCAACGACATGGTGCGCATCCCGGAAAGGTACACCTTTCATTACAAGGTAGTCGGCCATATCCACGGCAGTCATGAATCCCTTGTCGATGCGCGATTCCAAAACATTTTTGTTGAACTTTATCATGCCGACCATTTCAATCACCAGCGGCAAGCCGGATAGAACCTGCTCACTGCTGTCGAAAAGAGCCGGCTTATCCTCCTGCAAATCCCTGTTATAAGCCAAGGGGAGTCCTTTGAGCGTCATCAAAAGGTTAAGGAGGTTTCCGGTCACCCTGCCGGCCTTTCCTCTTAACAGTTCAGGGAGGTCGGGATTCTTTTTCTGAGGCATTATGCTTGAGCCGGTGCATATCTCATCTGGCAAAGAGACAGTATTGAACTCGGAGCTCGAAAATATCACCAACTCCTCCGAAAGCCTAGATATGTGCATGAAAAGGACTGATGAGGCGTAGCAAAAATCAAGAGCGAAATCCCGGTCGGAAACGGCATCGATCGAATTATTGGAAATTTTCGTAAATCCAAGCAGGCGAGCCTGGAACTTCCTGTCCAACCCGAAATTATTTCCTGCCAGGGCACCGGAGCCGAGCGGCATTGAATCGGTCCTTGCCACCCCCTCCATAAATCTCTCCTGATCCCTTGAAAACATCTCTACATAGGCCAGAAACCAATGAGCCACCCGCACTGGCTGAGCCATTTGCAGATGTGTATAAGCAGGCATTATGTAGTCAATATGCTTTTCAGCCTGAAGTACAAGCCGTTTCTGCAATCGCTTGAGCAGGGAGATTATCTCCCTACCCTTTTCCATTGTATAGAGCCTGAGGTCGGTAGATACCTGATCATTCCTGCTCCTCCCTGTGTGCACCTTCCCGGCAAGCCCACCTACTTTCTCCCTCAGCCTTCTTTCGATGTTCATATGAACATCTTCATCTTCAATCCTGAATTT
Encoded proteins:
- a CDS encoding MBL fold metallo-hydrolase, which produces MELRILGSGSCAPSSERNSSGYLLSAGGKRFLLDAGPGTFAQLNRFSIDLTTIEEVFITHLHVDHVNDLPAILFSLRHCVPKKSQKMPVIHGPEGFENDINTLLSAYGSQIISEDFKLNVVEHKADEEGHIEDFNTGLMVVKSLPMEHSPVSVGYRFDLYPEKPALLEIKKSSNAKNIQSNEDITEDDSDNSGFVPDNFKEDVAPLKSLTYSGDTAPCKNIINLANGSNCLLIEASSADTNKLQGHSTIAESASVAQKAKVETLVLTHISPENDRMNIEKKASEIFNGIVIVAKDGMRITI
- the argH gene encoding argininosuccinate lyase produces the protein MKNRAWGGRFKNIQKGEFLEFSASIDFDKKLALLDIRQNIVQSMALQKAGIISKTELAKIEKGLREIENEVLTGKFKFRIEDEDVHMNIERRLREKVGGLAGKVHTGRSRNDQVSTDLRLYTMEKGREIISLLKRLQKRLVLQAEKHIDYIMPAYTHLQMAQPVRVAHWFLAYVEMFSRDQERFMEGVARTDSMPLGSGALAGNNFGLDRKFQARLLGFTKISNNSIDAVSDRDFALDFCYASSVLFMHISRLSEELVIFSSSEFNTVSLPDEICTGSSIMPQKKNPDLPELLRGKAGRVTGNLLNLLMTLKGLPLAYNRDLQEDKPALFDSSEQVLSGLPLVIEMVGMIKFNKNVLESRIDKGFMTAVDMADYLVMKGVPFRDAHHVVGEIVGYCESRGISFMELSLADLKKYSKFFGKDIFSFINPRLSPDRKKGIGTTAKKEILRQIKRLKGHLG